The following proteins are co-located in the Pseudomonas synxantha genome:
- a CDS encoding NADH:flavin oxidoreductase, producing the protein MPVQALFKPFQLGALQLPTRVVMAPMTRSFSPGGVPNSKVIEYYRRRAAAGVGLIITEGTVVGHPASNGYPNVPHFYGEAALAGWKKVVDAVHAEGGKIVPQLWHVGSVRRIGTEPDASVPAYGPMEKLKDGKVVVHGMTAQDIKDVVNAFAQAAKDAQAIGMDGVEIHGAHGYLVDQFFWEGSNQRTDEYGGSLINRSRFAIELIQATRAAVGPDFPIILRFSQWKQQDYTARLVQTPQALGEFLKPLSDAGVDIFHCSTRRFWEPEFEGSDLNLAGWTRQLTGKPTITVGSVGLDGEFLQFMVNTDKVAQPASLENLLQRLNNDEFDLVAVGRALLVDPDWAVKVREGREGDILPFSREALTTLV; encoded by the coding sequence ATGCCTGTCCAAGCCTTGTTCAAACCGTTCCAACTCGGTGCATTGCAGCTGCCTACCCGCGTGGTCATGGCCCCCATGACCCGTTCGTTCTCCCCGGGGGGCGTACCCAACTCCAAGGTCATCGAGTACTACCGCCGTCGCGCCGCTGCCGGTGTGGGCCTGATCATCACCGAAGGTACGGTGGTCGGCCACCCTGCATCCAACGGCTATCCCAACGTCCCGCACTTCTATGGTGAGGCGGCGCTGGCTGGCTGGAAGAAAGTGGTGGATGCCGTGCATGCCGAAGGCGGCAAGATCGTCCCACAGCTGTGGCATGTAGGCAGCGTGCGTCGCATCGGCACCGAACCTGACGCCAGTGTGCCGGCCTACGGCCCGATGGAAAAACTCAAGGACGGCAAGGTGGTCGTGCATGGCATGACGGCCCAGGACATCAAGGACGTGGTCAATGCCTTCGCCCAAGCCGCCAAGGACGCCCAGGCCATCGGCATGGACGGTGTGGAAATCCACGGCGCCCACGGTTACCTGGTGGACCAGTTTTTCTGGGAGGGCAGCAATCAGCGCACCGACGAATACGGTGGCAGCCTGATCAACCGTTCGCGCTTTGCCATCGAGCTGATCCAGGCGACCCGCGCCGCAGTGGGCCCGGATTTTCCGATCATCCTGCGTTTCTCCCAATGGAAGCAGCAAGACTACACGGCGCGCCTGGTACAGACCCCGCAAGCATTGGGTGAATTTCTCAAGCCGTTGTCTGACGCCGGCGTGGATATTTTCCACTGCTCCACCCGCCGTTTCTGGGAGCCCGAATTCGAAGGCTCCGATCTCAACCTGGCCGGTTGGACGCGCCAGCTCACCGGTAAGCCGACGATCACCGTAGGCAGCGTCGGCCTGGATGGCGAGTTCCTGCAGTTTATGGTCAACACCGACAAGGTCGCGCAGCCGGCCAGCCTGGAAAACCTGCTGCAGCGCCTGAACAATGATGAGTTCGACTTGGTGGCGGTGGGCCGTGCACTGCTAGTCGACCCGGATTGGGCCGTGAAGGTGCGCGAAGGGCGCGAGGGCGACATCTTGCCCTTCAGTCGTGAGGCGTTGACGACGTTGGTATAA
- a CDS encoding glutathione peroxidase gives MSAFHDLKLKALDGQELPLAPFKGQVVLVVNVASKCGLTPQYAALENLYQQYKDQGFSVLGLPCNQFAGQEPGTEEEIREFCSLNYGVTFPLGSKLEVNGPDRHQLYRLLAGEGAEFPGDITWNFEKFLLGKDGRVLARFSPRTAPDDPTIVQAIEKALS, from the coding sequence ATGAGTGCTTTCCACGATCTGAAACTCAAAGCCTTGGACGGACAAGAGCTGCCGCTGGCGCCCTTTAAGGGCCAGGTTGTGCTGGTGGTCAATGTGGCGTCCAAATGTGGTTTGACCCCGCAGTACGCGGCATTGGAAAACCTCTACCAGCAATACAAAGACCAGGGGTTTTCGGTGCTTGGTTTGCCGTGCAACCAGTTTGCAGGCCAGGAGCCGGGCACCGAGGAAGAGATCCGCGAGTTCTGCAGTCTGAACTACGGCGTGACCTTTCCTCTGGGCAGCAAGCTCGAGGTGAACGGTCCTGACCGTCACCAGTTGTACCGTCTATTGGCGGGCGAGGGTGCAGAGTTTCCGGGGGATATCACTTGGAACTTCGAGAAGTTCCTGTTGGGTAAAGACGGCCGGGTATTGGCGCGCTTCTCGCCGCGTACCGCTCCGGACGACCCGACAATCGTGCAGGCCATCGAAAAAGCCCTGAGCTGA
- a CDS encoding CreA family protein, with protein MRVMKGLLGLLLAMPLLASAEEIAQVSTVFKFVGPNDRIVVEAFDDPKVDGVTCYLSRAKTGGVKGGLGLAEDRAEASIACRQVGPIRFKGELKDGDEVFKERTSLVFKTMQVVRFLDKKRNTLVYLVYSDRLIEGSPQNAVTAIPILPWPTAQ; from the coding sequence ATGCGCGTAATGAAGGGATTGCTTGGCCTGTTGCTCGCCATGCCACTGCTGGCCTCGGCCGAAGAGATTGCCCAGGTCTCGACAGTGTTCAAGTTTGTCGGCCCTAACGACCGGATCGTGGTCGAAGCGTTTGACGACCCCAAGGTCGACGGCGTGACCTGCTACCTCTCCCGCGCCAAGACCGGCGGCGTCAAAGGCGGCCTGGGCCTGGCCGAAGACCGCGCCGAAGCCTCGATTGCTTGCCGCCAGGTCGGCCCGATCCGCTTCAAGGGCGAGCTCAAGGACGGTGACGAAGTGTTCAAGGAGCGCACCTCCCTGGTATTCAAGACCATGCAGGTGGTGCGTTTTCTCGACAAGAAACGCAATACCCTGGTGTATCTGGTCTACAGCGACCGTCTGATCGAAGGCAGCCCGCAGAATGCGGTGACGGCGATTCCGATCTTGCCGTGGCCGACCGCTCAGTAA
- the proB gene encoding glutamate 5-kinase, giving the protein MRSKVTGAQRWVVKIGSALLTADGKGLDRAAMSVWVEQMVALHEAGVELVLVSSGAVAAGMSRLGWTARPSAMHELQAAAAIGQMGLVQAWESSFAEHGRHTAQILLTHDDLSDRKRYLNARSTLRALVELKVIPVINENDTVVTDEIRFGDNDTLAALVANLVEADLLVILTDRDGMFDADPRNNPDAQLIYEARADDPALDAVAGSVGGALGRGGMQTKLRAARLAARSGAHTIIVGGRLERVLDRLKAGERIGTLLSPERGMLAARKQWLAGHLQTRGTLVLDAGAVSALSQGNKSLLPVGVKLVQGSFRRGEMVVCVAPDGREIARGLANYSALEAQKIIGQSSDAIVGLLGYMAEPELVHRDNLILV; this is encoded by the coding sequence ATGCGGAGCAAAGTGACAGGTGCGCAGCGCTGGGTCGTGAAGATCGGAAGTGCGCTGCTGACGGCGGATGGCAAAGGTCTGGATCGCGCAGCCATGAGCGTCTGGGTCGAGCAGATGGTGGCCTTGCATGAAGCAGGCGTCGAGTTGGTGCTTGTCTCCTCCGGGGCCGTTGCCGCCGGAATGAGCCGCCTCGGCTGGACCGCGCGACCCAGCGCGATGCACGAACTGCAAGCTGCCGCCGCTATCGGCCAGATGGGCCTGGTGCAAGCCTGGGAATCCAGCTTTGCCGAGCACGGCCGCCATACAGCGCAAATCCTGCTGACCCACGACGACCTGTCCGACCGCAAGCGCTACCTCAACGCCCGCAGCACGTTGCGCGCCTTGGTGGAGCTCAAGGTCATCCCGGTGATCAACGAGAACGATACGGTGGTCACCGACGAAATCCGCTTCGGCGACAATGACACCCTGGCCGCCCTGGTGGCCAATTTGGTGGAAGCCGACCTGCTGGTGATCCTCACCGATCGCGATGGCATGTTCGACGCCGACCCGCGCAACAACCCCGATGCCCAGTTGATCTACGAAGCCCGCGCCGATGACCCGGCGCTGGATGCAGTCGCCGGCAGTGTCGGTGGTGCCCTGGGCCGCGGCGGCATGCAGACCAAGCTACGCGCCGCGCGCCTGGCCGCACGTTCCGGTGCTCACACCATCATCGTCGGTGGGCGCCTGGAGCGCGTGCTGGACCGTCTCAAGGCCGGTGAGCGCATCGGTACGCTGCTGTCGCCGGAGCGCGGCATGCTGGCTGCGCGCAAGCAGTGGCTGGCCGGGCACCTGCAAACCCGTGGCACCCTGGTGCTGGACGCGGGTGCGGTGTCGGCGTTGTCCCAGGGCAACAAGAGCCTGCTGCCGGTGGGCGTCAAACTGGTGCAGGGCAGCTTCCGCCGTGGCGAGATGGTGGTGTGCGTGGCACCGGACGGGCGCGAGATCGCCCGTGGCCTGGCCAACTACAGCGCCCTTGAAGCGCAGAAGATTATTGGACAATCGTCTGACGCCATTGTCGGACTCTTGGGCTATATGGCGGAACCGGAACTGGTGCACCGCGATAACCTCATTCTGGTTTAA
- the cgtA gene encoding Obg family GTPase CgtA has product MKFVDEVSIRVKAGDGGNGCMSFRREKFIENGGPNGGDGGDGGSIYMMADENLNTLVDYRYTRHFDAERGSNGGSTDCTGKKGEDLVLRVPVGTTIIDSATQEVIGDLTKAGQKLMVVQGGWHGLGNTRFKSSTNRAPRQTTPGKPGEQRDLKLEMKVLADVGLLGLPNAGKSTFIRSVSAAKPKVADYPFTTLVPNLGVVSVDRWKSFVVADIPGLIEGASDGAGLGIRFLKHLSRTRLLLHLVDMAPLDDTSAADAAEVIVSELTKFSPALAERDRWLVLNKCDQILEEEHEERVKEIVDRLEWEGPVYVISAIAKEGTERLTRDIMRYLEDRADRLAADPVFKAELAELDQQIEDEARAQLQALDDQRALRRSGVKSVHDIGDDDWDEEDVDDEDGPEIIYVRD; this is encoded by the coding sequence ATGAAGTTCGTTGATGAAGTTTCCATCCGAGTAAAAGCAGGCGACGGCGGTAACGGTTGCATGAGTTTCCGTCGCGAAAAATTCATCGAAAACGGTGGCCCTAACGGCGGCGACGGTGGTGACGGCGGTTCCATCTATATGATGGCCGACGAAAACCTCAATACCCTGGTCGACTATCGTTACACCCGGCATTTCGATGCCGAGCGTGGCTCCAACGGCGGCAGCACCGACTGCACCGGTAAAAAAGGTGAAGACCTGGTACTGCGTGTACCGGTCGGCACCACGATCATCGACTCCGCTACCCAGGAAGTGATTGGCGACCTGACCAAGGCCGGCCAGAAGCTGATGGTTGTGCAGGGCGGCTGGCACGGCTTGGGCAACACCCGATTCAAGTCCAGTACCAACCGTGCGCCGCGCCAGACCACGCCGGGCAAGCCGGGCGAGCAGCGTGACCTGAAGCTGGAAATGAAAGTACTCGCCGACGTGGGCCTGCTGGGCCTGCCGAACGCCGGCAAAAGTACCTTTATCCGCTCGGTATCGGCCGCCAAGCCGAAGGTTGCCGACTACCCGTTCACTACCCTGGTGCCAAACCTGGGCGTGGTCAGCGTCGACCGTTGGAAGAGCTTCGTAGTTGCCGATATTCCCGGTCTGATCGAAGGCGCTTCCGATGGCGCCGGCCTGGGGATTCGCTTCCTCAAGCACTTGTCCCGCACCCGTTTGCTGCTGCATCTGGTCGACATGGCGCCGTTGGATGACACCAGTGCTGCGGACGCCGCCGAAGTGATCGTCAGCGAACTGACCAAGTTCAGCCCGGCCCTGGCCGAGCGTGATCGCTGGCTGGTACTGAACAAGTGCGACCAGATCCTCGAGGAAGAGCACGAAGAACGCGTCAAGGAAATCGTTGATCGCCTGGAGTGGGAAGGTCCGGTCTATGTGATCTCGGCGATTGCCAAAGAAGGCACCGAGCGCCTGACCCGCGACATCATGCGTTACCTGGAAGACCGCGCCGACCGCCTCGCGGCCGACCCGGTATTCAAGGCCGAGCTTGCCGAGCTCGACCAGCAGATCGAAGACGAAGCCCGTGCCCAGTTGCAGGCCCTGGACGACCAGCGTGCCCTGCGCCGCAGCGGCGTGAAGTCGGTCCATGACATCGGCGACGATGACTGGGACGAAGAAGACGTGGATGATGAAGATGGCCCGGAAATCATTTACGTGCGCGACTGA
- the rpmA gene encoding 50S ribosomal protein L27 yields the protein MAHKKAGGSTRNGRDSEAKRLGVKMYGGQKIIPGNIIVRQRGTQFHAGYGVGMGKDHTLFAKIEGVIKFEVKGAFNRRYVSVVAA from the coding sequence ATGGCACACAAAAAAGCTGGTGGTAGTACCCGTAACGGTCGCGACTCAGAAGCCAAACGCCTTGGCGTGAAGATGTATGGCGGCCAGAAAATCATTCCGGGCAACATCATCGTGCGTCAGCGCGGCACCCAATTCCACGCCGGTTACGGTGTAGGCATGGGTAAAGATCACACCCTCTTCGCGAAAATCGAAGGCGTGATCAAGTTCGAAGTAAAGGGCGCGTTCAACCGCCGTTACGTGAGCGTTGTCGCAGCTTAA
- the rplU gene encoding 50S ribosomal protein L21, translated as MSYAVIVTGGKQYKVAPGEYLKIEKLEIATGESVTFDRVLLVANGDDVNIGAPVVAGATVVAEVISQGRHDKVRIIKFRRRKHHMKRMGHRQWYTEIKITGIQA; from the coding sequence ATGTCGTACGCAGTAATTGTTACTGGTGGCAAGCAATACAAGGTCGCCCCAGGTGAATACCTGAAGATCGAAAAACTGGAAATCGCTACCGGCGAATCCGTTACTTTTGATCGCGTTCTGTTGGTCGCCAATGGCGATGACGTGAACATCGGCGCTCCAGTCGTTGCTGGCGCTACCGTTGTGGCTGAAGTGATCTCCCAAGGTCGTCACGATAAAGTCCGCATCATCAAGTTCCGTCGTCGTAAGCACCACATGAAGCGTATGGGCCACCGCCAGTGGTACACCGAGATCAAAATCACCGGTATTCAGGCTTAA
- a CDS encoding polyprenyl synthetase family protein: MQPQAFYRAVADDFSAVDGIIKQQLTSNVPLVSKIGDYITSAGGKRLRPLLVLLCGKALGREGDDLRLLAATIEFLHTATLLHDDVVDMSGMRRGRETANAMWGNAPSVLVGDFLYSRSFEMMVELGSMPVMKILSQATRIIAEGEVLQLSKVRDASTTEETYMEVIRGKTAMLFEASTHSAAALCGATAEQAEALRTFGDHLGVAFQLVDDLLDYKGDAETLGKNVGDDLAEGKPTLPLIYTMREGTPEQAALVRKAIQKGGIEDLEAIRAAVEASGSLEYTAQLARDYVARAIQCLEALPASEYRDALVELSEFAVARTH, translated from the coding sequence ATGCAACCCCAAGCTTTCTACCGCGCGGTCGCGGACGATTTTAGCGCCGTCGACGGCATCATCAAGCAGCAGCTGACGTCTAACGTGCCGCTGGTCTCCAAAATTGGCGACTACATTACGTCGGCGGGCGGCAAACGCCTGCGTCCTTTATTAGTGTTGCTGTGTGGCAAGGCCCTGGGCCGCGAAGGCGATGACCTACGCCTGTTGGCCGCCACCATTGAGTTCCTGCACACCGCCACCCTGCTGCATGATGACGTGGTCGACATGTCCGGCATGCGCCGTGGTCGCGAGACCGCCAATGCCATGTGGGGCAACGCGCCGAGCGTGCTGGTGGGCGACTTCCTGTATTCGCGCTCGTTCGAAATGATGGTCGAGCTGGGCTCGATGCCGGTGATGAAGATCCTTTCACAGGCCACGCGCATCATCGCCGAAGGCGAAGTGTTGCAACTGTCCAAAGTCCGCGACGCCAGCACCACCGAAGAAACCTATATGGAAGTGATTCGCGGCAAAACCGCGATGCTCTTCGAAGCCTCCACCCACAGTGCCGCCGCACTGTGTGGCGCCACCGCCGAACAGGCCGAAGCCCTGCGCACTTTTGGTGATCACCTGGGCGTGGCGTTCCAACTGGTAGACGACCTGCTCGACTACAAGGGCGACGCCGAGACCCTGGGCAAGAACGTCGGCGACGACCTGGCCGAGGGCAAGCCGACCTTGCCGCTGATCTACACCATGCGCGAAGGCACGCCGGAACAGGCCGCCCTGGTGCGCAAGGCGATCCAGAAAGGTGGCATCGAAGACCTCGAGGCCATCCGCGCTGCCGTGGAAGCGTCCGGTTCCCTGGAGTACACCGCGCAACTGGCGCGTGACTACGTGGCCCGTGCGATCCAGTGCCTGGAAGCCTTGCCGGCCAGTGAATACCGGGATGCATTGGTTGAGCTGAGTGAGTTTGCGGTCGCCCGTACTCACTAA
- a CDS encoding zinc ribbon domain-containing protein YjdM, producing the protein MSTLPPCPKCNSEYTYEDGTQLVCPECAHEWSATGEAEVAGDETVKKDSVGNVLQDGDTITVIKDLKVKGTSLVVKVGTKVKNIRLCDGDHDIDCKIDGIGPMKLKSEFVRKV; encoded by the coding sequence GTGAGCACGTTGCCACCCTGCCCGAAATGCAATTCCGAATACACCTACGAAGACGGCACCCAACTGGTCTGCCCGGAATGCGCCCATGAGTGGTCCGCCACTGGCGAGGCCGAAGTGGCCGGCGATGAAACCGTGAAGAAAGACTCTGTGGGTAACGTCCTGCAGGACGGCGACACCATCACCGTGATCAAGGACCTCAAGGTCAAGGGTACCTCCCTGGTGGTCAAGGTCGGTACCAAGGTCAAGAACATCCGCCTGTGCGACGGTGACCACGATATCGACTGCAAGATCGACGGTATCGGCCCGATGAAACTCAAGTCCGAGTTCGTGCGCAAGGTCTGA